The following coding sequences are from one Enterococcus sp. 4G2_DIV0659 window:
- a CDS encoding pyruvate carboxylase: MKKVLVANRGEIAIRIFRACTEMHIGTVAIYAAEDEYSVHRFKADEAYLVGKGKKPIEAYLDMEDIIRIAKKSGADAIHPGYGFLSENLEFARRCKEEGLIFVGPSLHHLDIFGDKIKAKEAAVAAGIASIPGSDGPVDTVEGVLEFGQTHGFPIMIKAALGGGGRGMRVAHDEKEAREGYERAKSEAKAAFGSDEVYVEKYISNPKHIEVQILGDAHGNVIHLFERDCSVQRRHQKVVEVAPCVSMNETQRKEICDAAVQLMKHVNYVNAGTVEFLVEGDHFYFIEVNPRVQVEHTITEMITDIDIVVSQLQIAQGLDLHKDMKIPQQEEIKLNGAAIQCRITTEDPLNGFMPDTGKIDTYRSPGGFGVRLDVGNAYSGAVVTPYFDSLLVKVCTHGFTFEKAIQKMERCLREFRIRGVKTNIPFLHKVIGHPEFQSGEAKTTFIDNTPQLFEFPKLRDRGNKTMKYIGEVTVNGFPGIEKTTKKYYDAPRVPQDLELREDYVTAKNILEKNGAQGVIDWIKKQENVLLTDTTFRDAHQSLLATRVRTQDFKEIARLTGEGLPELFSSEMWGGATFDVAYRFLNEDPWERLRKIRKLMPNTLLQMLFRGSNAVGYQNYSDNVIEEFIKESARQGIDVFRIFDSLNWLPQMEKSIQVVRDTGKIAEAAICYTGDINDPSRAKYNVDYYKNMAKELEKMGAHIIAIKDMAGLLKPQAAYRLISELKDTTDLPIHLHTHDTSGNGIITYSAATKAGVDIVDVATSAMSGATSQPSMSSLYYALVNGDRTPDINIDNTQKLNHYWEDVRMYYQPFENGLNAPQTEVYMHEMPGGQYSNLQQQAKAVGLGHKWDDIKKMYHIVNIMFGDIVKVTPSSKVVGDMALFMVQNNLTEEEIYANGEELSFPESVVTFFQGDLGQPVGGFPKDLQRIILKGRPAFTERPGSLAAPVKFDKVKAELAEKIGYEPKLEEILSYLMYPEVFLSYRTSYQNFGDVTLLDTPTFFQGIRQGESVEVQIEKGKTLIIRLDEIGDPDIEGNRVLFFNLNGQRREVVIKDSSIKSAVQAKRKAEPTNKEQIGATMSGSVLQVLVNKGDQVKKGDALMVTEAMKMETTIEARYDGVVDHIYVVEGEAISSGDLLIEVQEK, from the coding sequence ATGAAAAAAGTTTTAGTAGCAAATCGTGGAGAAATTGCAATTCGAATTTTTAGAGCCTGTACAGAGATGCACATCGGGACTGTAGCAATCTATGCAGCAGAGGACGAATATTCAGTTCATCGCTTTAAAGCAGATGAAGCTTATTTAGTTGGTAAAGGGAAAAAACCGATTGAAGCTTATTTGGATATGGAAGATATCATCCGAATCGCTAAAAAATCTGGAGCAGACGCAATTCACCCTGGTTACGGATTTCTTTCTGAGAACCTAGAATTTGCTCGTCGCTGTAAAGAAGAAGGGCTTATTTTTGTAGGACCTTCATTACATCATCTAGATATTTTTGGAGATAAAATCAAGGCAAAAGAAGCAGCTGTTGCAGCAGGGATTGCTTCAATTCCAGGCTCAGATGGTCCAGTTGATACTGTTGAAGGCGTATTAGAGTTTGGGCAGACACATGGTTTCCCAATTATGATTAAAGCAGCGCTTGGCGGCGGCGGTCGTGGGATGCGTGTAGCGCACGATGAAAAAGAGGCTAGAGAAGGATATGAGCGAGCAAAAAGTGAAGCGAAAGCAGCTTTTGGTTCAGATGAAGTATATGTTGAAAAATATATCTCGAATCCTAAACATATAGAAGTTCAAATTCTAGGTGATGCTCATGGAAATGTGATTCATTTATTTGAACGTGACTGTTCTGTTCAGCGTCGTCATCAAAAAGTAGTAGAAGTAGCCCCATGTGTGTCAATGAATGAAACACAGCGTAAAGAAATTTGTGACGCTGCCGTTCAGTTGATGAAACATGTTAACTACGTTAATGCCGGAACAGTTGAGTTTCTTGTAGAAGGTGATCATTTTTACTTTATTGAAGTAAATCCTCGTGTACAAGTAGAACATACAATCACTGAGATGATTACAGATATTGATATTGTTGTATCTCAGTTACAAATTGCTCAAGGTCTTGATTTGCATAAAGACATGAAGATTCCTCAACAAGAAGAAATCAAATTGAATGGTGCTGCAATTCAATGTCGTATTACGACAGAAGATCCTTTGAATGGTTTTATGCCTGATACAGGGAAAATAGATACGTATCGCTCTCCAGGCGGTTTTGGAGTGAGACTTGATGTTGGTAATGCCTATTCAGGTGCAGTTGTTACGCCTTATTTTGATTCGTTATTAGTAAAAGTTTGTACCCATGGTTTCACGTTTGAAAAAGCGATTCAAAAAATGGAACGTTGTTTAAGAGAATTTAGAATTCGTGGTGTGAAGACGAATATTCCATTTTTACACAAAGTAATTGGCCATCCTGAGTTTCAATCAGGTGAAGCTAAAACAACATTTATTGACAATACACCTCAATTATTTGAATTTCCTAAGTTAAGAGACCGAGGGAACAAAACGATGAAATACATCGGGGAAGTAACGGTTAATGGTTTTCCTGGGATTGAAAAAACAACGAAAAAATATTATGATGCGCCACGTGTTCCTCAAGATTTAGAATTACGTGAGGATTATGTAACAGCGAAGAATATTTTAGAAAAAAATGGCGCACAAGGCGTGATTGATTGGATTAAGAAACAGGAAAATGTTTTACTTACTGACACAACCTTCCGTGATGCCCACCAAAGTTTATTAGCCACACGAGTAAGAACACAAGATTTTAAAGAAATTGCCCGATTAACAGGCGAAGGGTTACCAGAACTATTTTCTAGTGAAATGTGGGGGGGAGCAACTTTTGACGTTGCTTATCGTTTCTTAAATGAAGATCCATGGGAAAGACTACGTAAAATCCGTAAGTTGATGCCAAACACATTGCTACAAATGTTATTTAGAGGATCAAATGCTGTTGGATATCAAAATTATTCAGATAATGTTATTGAAGAATTTATCAAAGAATCGGCAAGACAAGGAATAGACGTTTTCCGTATTTTTGACAGTTTAAACTGGTTACCGCAAATGGAAAAAAGTATTCAAGTCGTCAGAGATACAGGAAAAATTGCAGAAGCAGCTATTTGTTATACTGGAGATATCAATGATCCATCAAGAGCGAAATATAATGTTGATTATTATAAAAATATGGCTAAAGAACTTGAGAAAATGGGTGCTCACATCATTGCAATCAAAGATATGGCCGGCTTACTAAAACCTCAAGCAGCTTATCGCTTAATAAGTGAACTAAAAGATACAACCGATTTGCCAATACATTTGCATACGCATGATACAAGTGGAAATGGTATTATCACATACTCAGCAGCGACTAAAGCTGGCGTGGATATTGTTGATGTAGCAACAAGTGCTATGAGTGGGGCAACAAGTCAACCAAGTATGAGCAGTTTATACTATGCATTAGTTAATGGGGATCGTACACCTGATATAAATATTGATAATACCCAAAAACTTAACCATTATTGGGAAGATGTGCGTATGTATTATCAACCATTTGAAAATGGTCTGAATGCACCGCAAACAGAAGTTTATATGCATGAAATGCCTGGGGGTCAGTATTCAAACTTACAACAACAAGCAAAAGCAGTTGGGTTAGGTCATAAATGGGACGATATCAAAAAAATGTATCATATAGTTAATATAATGTTTGGTGACATTGTTAAAGTAACACCATCTTCTAAAGTTGTTGGAGACATGGCATTATTTATGGTTCAAAATAATTTGACGGAAGAAGAGATCTATGCCAACGGAGAAGAATTAAGTTTCCCTGAATCTGTTGTTACTTTCTTCCAAGGTGATCTTGGTCAACCTGTAGGTGGGTTCCCTAAAGACTTACAAAGAATTATTTTGAAAGGACGTCCTGCATTTACTGAAAGACCTGGAAGTTTAGCGGCACCAGTAAAATTCGACAAAGTAAAAGCAGAACTTGCTGAAAAAATTGGCTATGAACCAAAGTTAGAAGAAATCTTAAGTTATTTAATGTATCCTGAAGTATTTTTAAGTTACCGTACTTCATACCAAAATTTTGGTGATGTTACGTTATTAGATACGCCGACATTTTTCCAAGGTATTCGTCAAGGTGAATCTGTAGAAGTTCAAATTGAAAAAGGTAAAACATTGATCATTCGATTAGACGAAATCGGTGATCCAGATATTGAAGGAAATAGAGTATTATTCTTTAACTTAAATGGGCAACGTCGTGAAGTGGTGATTAAAGATTCATCTATTAAATCAGCTGTACAAGCGAAACGTAAAGCAGAACCAACCAACAAAGAACAAATCGGAGCAACTATGTCAGGTTCTGTTCTCCAAGTTTTAGTGAATAAGGGAGATCAAGTGAAAAAAGGTGATGCCCTTATGGTAACGGAAGCGATGAAGATGGAAACAACGATTGAAGCTCGTTATGATGGTGTTGTAGATCATATTTATGTTGTTGAAGGTGAAGCTATCAGCTCTGGAGATCTTTTAATAGAAGTACAAGAAAAATAA
- the coaD gene encoding pantetheine-phosphate adenylyltransferase, with protein MGRIALFPGSFDPLTNGHLNLIARSAKLFDKVIIGVFINTSKLSLFTLEEKIIMIKEATKKFENVEVIAQPNKLTVESAQELGAEFLIRGIRNVKDYEYEKDIAAMNHHLASELETVFLLADEKYAHISSSLLKEVLKFGGDVSTYLPDVVKESLNQKNREMRANE; from the coding sequence ATGGGTAGAATTGCTCTTTTTCCAGGAAGCTTCGATCCTTTAACAAACGGTCATTTGAATCTTATTGCACGGAGCGCAAAATTGTTCGATAAGGTGATTATTGGTGTTTTTATTAATACGAGCAAATTGTCTCTTTTTACATTAGAAGAAAAAATAATAATGATAAAAGAAGCAACAAAAAAGTTTGAGAATGTTGAAGTTATTGCTCAACCAAATAAACTCACTGTGGAAAGTGCCCAAGAGTTAGGCGCGGAGTTTTTGATACGCGGCATTAGAAATGTAAAAGATTATGAATATGAAAAAGACATAGCAGCAATGAATCATCATCTAGCTTCTGAATTAGAAACGGTTTTTTTGTTAGCAGATGAAAAGTATGCGCATATCAGTTCAAGTTTATTAAAAGAAGTGCTAAAATTTGGCGGAGATGTCTCTACTTATTTACCTGATGTTGTCAAAGAATCATTAAATCAAAAGAATCGTGAGATGAGAGCCAATGAATAA
- a CDS encoding YlbG family protein produces the protein MQVNEGKGLTIQKRRCLVVWVYSLKQLKTLKRYGLIHYVSRRMKYVVIYMNEEDIEASEAKINGLHFVRKVERSYRPDVEMNFAEKIGTKAAYQYEKEEGFEVEELNTQIRLAENV, from the coding sequence ATGCAAGTTAATGAAGGTAAAGGTTTAACTATTCAAAAACGGCGCTGTTTAGTCGTTTGGGTTTATAGTTTAAAACAATTAAAAACGCTAAAGAGGTACGGACTGATTCACTATGTGTCTCGGCGTATGAAATATGTTGTTATTTATATGAACGAAGAAGATATTGAAGCTTCGGAAGCAAAAATCAATGGATTGCATTTTGTCCGCAAAGTTGAACGTTCTTATCGTCCAGATGTTGAAATGAATTTTGCAGAAAAAATTGGAACAAAAGCTGCGTATCAATATGAAAAAGAAGAAGGATTCGAAGTAGAAGAATTAAATACTCAAATTCGACTAGCTGAAAATGTGTAA
- a CDS encoding SepM family pheromone-processing serine protease: MNNEEEKLSIKSMLPFILVISLIIILLFPIPYYIEGPGTTENLKEFVTVNNKKDSAPGAFYLTTVGVRKATLGSALKAKLSSFEELISKKELMGTSTNSEYERIQQYYMDSSKNAAIEQALKLAEVPYKMSFKGVYVLAIEDNSSFKGKISVGDTVTGIDGKTFKSSEEFVDYVKNQKVGQEVTVSYIQDGKAKKATGNLIELPTDKKAGIGIGLTDHTEIDASIPVEIDAGDIGGPSAGLMFTLETYEQLTQKEIRKGHKIAGTGTINSEGIVGRIGGIDKKVVTASKNNVELFFAPDDEITKDMKKAEPGIKTNYEEAKSAAEKIGTKMKIIPVKNVQEALDYLETLKEK; encoded by the coding sequence ATGAATAATGAAGAAGAAAAGTTATCAATAAAATCAATGTTGCCTTTTATACTGGTGATTAGTTTGATTATTATTCTGCTTTTCCCAATTCCTTATTACATAGAAGGACCTGGGACTACAGAAAACCTAAAGGAATTTGTTACTGTTAATAACAAAAAAGACTCAGCACCCGGAGCCTTTTATCTGACGACAGTCGGGGTACGCAAAGCCACGCTGGGATCAGCATTAAAGGCTAAATTATCGTCTTTTGAAGAGTTGATTAGTAAAAAGGAACTGATGGGAACAAGCACTAATAGTGAATATGAACGAATTCAACAGTATTATATGGATTCTTCAAAAAACGCTGCAATTGAGCAAGCATTAAAACTTGCAGAGGTTCCCTATAAAATGAGCTTTAAAGGTGTTTACGTTTTGGCCATTGAAGATAACTCAAGCTTTAAAGGGAAAATTTCAGTAGGAGATACTGTTACAGGTATTGATGGAAAAACATTTAAAAGTAGCGAAGAATTTGTTGATTACGTTAAAAATCAAAAAGTTGGACAAGAAGTAACAGTTAGCTATATACAAGATGGTAAAGCTAAAAAAGCAACAGGGAACTTAATTGAATTACCAACTGATAAAAAAGCAGGAATAGGAATCGGTCTGACCGATCATACTGAGATCGATGCATCAATTCCAGTTGAAATCGACGCAGGAGATATAGGAGGTCCTTCAGCAGGCTTAATGTTTACCTTAGAAACTTATGAACAATTAACACAAAAAGAGATACGTAAAGGGCATAAAATAGCTGGTACAGGAACGATCAACAGTGAAGGAATTGTCGGTCGCATTGGGGGCATTGATAAAAAAGTGGTAACAGCTAGTAAAAATAATGTTGAACTATTTTTTGCACCAGATGATGAGATTACAAAAGACATGAAAAAAGCTGAACCAGGCATCAAAACCAATTATGAAGAGGCAAAATCTGCCGCTGAAAAAATTGGAACAAAAATGAAAATCATACCAGTGAAAAATGTTCAAGAAGCACTGGATTACCTTGAGACATTGAAAGAAAAATAA
- a CDS encoding YlaN family protein, whose product MESISKDFAVQLLNEDAQRILMLIRNQKNSLCISQCKAFEEVVDTQMYGFSRQVTYAIRLGILSTKQGHQLLSDLEKELNQLYSDVYEETLEKKEIGKEV is encoded by the coding sequence ATGGAATCCATTTCAAAAGATTTTGCTGTTCAACTGTTAAACGAAGATGCACAAAGAATCCTGATGCTGATTCGCAATCAAAAAAATAGTCTCTGTATTTCCCAATGTAAAGCATTTGAAGAGGTCGTAGATACACAAATGTATGGCTTCTCTCGTCAAGTGACATATGCTATCCGTTTGGGGATTTTAAGTACAAAGCAAGGGCACCAATTATTGAGCGATTTAGAAAAAGAACTCAATCAATTATATAGCGACGTTTATGAAGAAACCTTAGAAAAAAAAGAGATTGGCAAGGAGGTTTAA
- the recQ gene encoding DNA helicase RecQ, which produces MIDIKNLLKEKFGYDEFRHGQEEIINHVLNKENVLGIMPTGGGKSICYQLPALILENLTLVISPLISLMKDQVDALNMMGIPATFINSTISQQEMNKRVQMAVNREVKLLYVAPERLESFDFQQLLLHVPIDLLAVDEAHCISQWGHDFRPSYLRLAEIIEQFQQQPAVIALTATATPQVAEDIIQQLHIPTSNQVQTGFARENLAFQVIKDQNRDVFLLEYLKLNKDQSGIVYASTRKEVERIYHLLKSKKISVGMYHGGMSEKSRNDNQEQFLFDQLQVMVATNAFGMGINKSNVRFVIHAQIPGNIESYYQEAGRAGRDGLPSDAILLYAPQDLQIQQFFIDQSEMIIDYKQKEYMKLREMSQYANAQMCLQKFILRYFGEKGSDCGRCSNCLDERELVDITVDVQKVLSCVKRMGEKFGKGLVGKVLTGSKDQKIDQWHFDRLPTYGLLKDRTQKEVNQLIDYLTAERYLHPSDGQYPLLSVSQTGVQVLLGKQSVFRKEDQRVRKVVVNDGLFEHLRALRMDLAQEAGVPPYLIFSDSTLKEMCEKLPKSSIHLLQVKGVGQNKLDKYGQQFLEAIDKFEQTMDKE; this is translated from the coding sequence ATGATTGACATAAAGAATTTATTAAAAGAAAAATTTGGATACGATGAATTTCGCCATGGGCAAGAAGAGATTATCAATCATGTGTTAAACAAAGAGAACGTTTTGGGAATTATGCCGACTGGCGGGGGAAAATCGATCTGTTATCAATTGCCAGCACTGATATTGGAAAATTTGACCTTGGTTATTTCTCCGTTGATTTCGTTAATGAAAGATCAAGTTGATGCGTTGAATATGATGGGAATTCCTGCAACATTTATTAATAGTACAATTTCACAACAAGAAATGAATAAGCGCGTGCAAATGGCTGTTAATCGTGAAGTAAAACTTTTATATGTAGCACCTGAACGCTTAGAATCATTTGATTTTCAACAGCTGTTGTTACATGTGCCAATTGATTTATTAGCAGTAGATGAGGCGCATTGTATTTCACAGTGGGGGCACGATTTTCGACCAAGTTATTTACGATTAGCTGAGATTATCGAACAATTCCAGCAGCAACCTGCTGTAATTGCACTGACAGCAACGGCAACACCTCAAGTAGCAGAGGACATTATTCAACAATTACATATTCCGACAAGCAATCAAGTTCAAACAGGGTTTGCTCGTGAAAACTTGGCATTTCAAGTGATCAAAGATCAAAATCGAGATGTATTTCTATTAGAATATTTAAAATTGAATAAAGATCAATCTGGCATTGTTTATGCAAGTACCAGAAAAGAAGTTGAACGAATTTATCATTTACTAAAAAGTAAAAAAATATCAGTGGGCATGTATCATGGAGGGATGAGTGAAAAGAGTCGTAATGACAATCAAGAACAATTTTTATTCGATCAATTGCAAGTAATGGTTGCTACGAATGCATTTGGAATGGGGATTAATAAAAGTAATGTTCGTTTTGTGATTCACGCTCAAATCCCTGGGAACATTGAATCTTATTATCAAGAAGCAGGTCGAGCAGGCAGAGATGGTTTGCCAAGTGATGCTATTTTACTATATGCGCCTCAGGATTTACAAATCCAACAATTCTTTATTGATCAATCAGAGATGATCATTGACTATAAACAAAAAGAGTATATGAAGTTAAGAGAAATGTCTCAGTATGCGAATGCACAGATGTGTCTGCAAAAGTTTATTTTAAGATACTTTGGTGAAAAAGGTTCAGATTGCGGGCGCTGTTCAAATTGCTTAGATGAACGGGAATTAGTGGATATTACAGTAGATGTTCAAAAAGTGCTATCTTGTGTAAAACGAATGGGAGAAAAATTCGGTAAAGGCTTAGTAGGAAAAGTGTTGACTGGGTCAAAGGATCAAAAAATTGACCAATGGCATTTCGACCGTTTACCCACGTATGGCTTATTAAAAGATCGGACCCAAAAAGAAGTCAACCAATTGATTGATTATCTCACTGCAGAACGATACTTACATCCTTCAGACGGACAATATCCGTTGCTTTCAGTTTCTCAAACAGGTGTTCAAGTTCTCTTAGGGAAACAATCAGTATTTCGAAAAGAAGACCAACGTGTGCGTAAAGTTGTTGTAAATGATGGTCTTTTTGAACATTTGAGAGCATTACGTATGGATTTGGCTCAAGAAGCGGGAGTACCTCCGTACTTGATTTTTTCTGATAGTACATTAAAGGAAATGTGTGAAAAATTGCCTAAAAGTTCCATACACTTGCTGCAAGTAAAAGGTGTGGGTCAGAACAAACTAGACAAATACGGACAACAATTTTTAGAAGCGATTGACAAGTTTGAACAGACGATGGATAAAGAATAA
- a CDS encoding YlbF family regulator translates to MIVTEKLFEIEDQTEKLVQAILMSETIESYKTNRQAMYHSGDVREKQKAFLDAKDSFERIEAYGNHAPDFRTKQRAVRQAKRALDMSEEVAEFRFSETAVQTILDLIGMAVAQTISEDIKVDAGNPFFEKGKHSGCGGSCHAS, encoded by the coding sequence ATGATTGTGACGGAAAAACTTTTTGAAATAGAAGATCAAACCGAAAAACTTGTCCAAGCTATTCTGATGAGTGAAACGATTGAGTCGTATAAAACAAATCGCCAAGCGATGTATCATTCGGGTGATGTTAGAGAAAAACAAAAAGCGTTTTTAGATGCAAAAGATTCTTTTGAACGAATTGAAGCGTATGGCAATCATGCACCGGATTTTCGTACGAAACAAAGAGCTGTGCGTCAAGCAAAACGAGCATTAGATATGAGTGAAGAAGTAGCTGAATTTCGTTTTTCTGAAACGGCGGTACAAACAATCCTGGATTTAATTGGTATGGCTGTGGCGCAAACAATTTCAGAAGATATTAAAGTAGATGCTGGAAATCCTTTCTTTGAAAAAGGTAAACATTCGGGGTGTGGAGGTAGTTGTCATGCAAGTTAA
- a CDS encoding CAP-associated domain-containing protein — MKRFLAFLGIFLIVLTIGYLQPVFFPAEKNQLAVEESKSNISSHTALPYEEMKTNGYATYIGKKTDDFVIDFGEPIEKQKTGMDYELWIYGEKDAGYLELNIQENKILSIKAFNDSDNIAPFSIGMNLSDVSELMTIYSDFAFTYKDNKYNVELMEEDMNYRPLVAFDNKTFAILFFNQGNGKLSAVVYLNKEALLTLMPYQLTEGEALPLPVMNQLTGFDPVKSNQMIRMINLLRVKEGLPTYHVNTESQKNAQKLFESLGKNQKNILTPERAEIWQFSKEQMTASSIFTLSNNEYQKLLKIGQVDTKKATGMYTEPVYDASFTVLSWFSDSLYHSRFAHQANEHIGVAFSKESMLVLLQETEKEISQTEDSE, encoded by the coding sequence ATGAAACGATTTTTAGCTTTCTTAGGAATTTTCCTTATAGTACTGACGATCGGCTACTTGCAGCCTGTCTTTTTTCCCGCTGAAAAAAATCAATTGGCAGTTGAGGAGAGCAAGTCAAACATCTCTTCTCATACTGCTTTACCTTATGAAGAAATGAAAACAAATGGTTATGCTACATACATAGGAAAGAAAACAGACGATTTTGTCATAGATTTTGGGGAACCAATTGAAAAGCAAAAAACTGGAATGGATTATGAGCTATGGATTTATGGTGAGAAAGATGCTGGTTATTTAGAATTAAATATACAAGAAAATAAAATTTTGTCCATAAAAGCCTTCAATGATTCTGATAATATTGCCCCTTTTTCGATCGGTATGAATTTATCAGACGTTTCAGAGTTAATGACGATCTACTCAGATTTTGCTTTTACATATAAAGATAACAAGTATAACGTTGAGTTAATGGAAGAGGATATGAACTATCGTCCGTTGGTTGCGTTTGATAATAAAACATTTGCTATTTTGTTTTTTAACCAAGGAAATGGTAAATTATCTGCTGTGGTCTATTTAAATAAAGAAGCACTATTGACATTGATGCCGTATCAGCTAACAGAAGGAGAGGCTTTACCGCTTCCTGTCATGAATCAATTAACAGGATTTGATCCTGTTAAGAGTAATCAAATGATCCGAATGATTAACTTGTTGAGAGTTAAAGAAGGATTGCCAACTTATCATGTGAACACCGAAAGCCAAAAAAATGCTCAAAAGCTTTTTGAATCACTTGGTAAGAATCAAAAGAATATTCTTACACCAGAACGGGCTGAAATCTGGCAATTTAGTAAAGAACAAATGACCGCTTCATCAATTTTTACTTTGTCCAATAATGAATACCAAAAACTCCTTAAAATTGGGCAAGTAGATACAAAAAAAGCAACAGGGATGTATACAGAACCTGTTTACGATGCTTCTTTCACCGTTTTGTCTTGGTTTTCTGACTCATTGTACCATTCTCGTTTTGCCCATCAAGCAAATGAACACATTGGCGTTGCTTTCTCTAAAGAAAGTATGTTAGTCTTATTACAAGAAACGGAAAAAGAAATATCTCAAACAGAGGATAGTGAATAA
- a CDS encoding FtsW/RodA/SpoVE family cell cycle protein, which produces MPKKIKKRHLLDYSILIPYLLLSAIGLIMVYSSTSSLLVSKGEPPTGMVISQLQFWILSLVGMFFIYKMKTAVFQNKGFIMFAISVISFLLLAVKFTPLGKNINGASGWIKIGSFSMQPAEYLKIMVIWYLAYILGRRQKYIDKEFKKAVFRPMLLVGFLIFLVAIQPDLGNAAILTLLVIIMLLASGVNYMYTYLVGGAGILGSIAVIQALILSKGSFIPARYQYVYQRFAIYLNPFKDERNYGHQLANSYYAINNGGWFGKGLGNSIQKKGFLPEAHSDFIFAITIEELGLVVSLIILAILMFMITRIILVGVRSKKPFNSLMCIGIGSMLLLQVFINLGGITGIIPLTGITFPFLSHGGNSVLIISIAVAFVLNISADEKKQKMDQEYQILGN; this is translated from the coding sequence TTGCCGAAAAAGATAAAAAAGAGACATCTGTTGGATTATAGTATTTTGATCCCCTATTTACTTCTCAGTGCGATTGGTTTGATTATGGTTTACAGCTCAACTTCTTCTTTATTAGTATCAAAAGGAGAGCCGCCAACAGGAATGGTTATCTCTCAGTTACAATTTTGGATTTTGAGTTTAGTAGGAATGTTTTTTATTTACAAAATGAAAACAGCTGTTTTTCAGAACAAAGGATTCATCATGTTTGCGATTTCAGTGATTTCATTTCTGCTTTTAGCAGTTAAATTTACACCATTAGGAAAAAATATAAATGGTGCTTCTGGTTGGATAAAGATTGGTTCATTTTCCATGCAGCCAGCTGAATATTTAAAAATCATGGTGATTTGGTATCTTGCTTATATTTTAGGAAGAAGACAGAAGTACATTGATAAAGAGTTTAAAAAAGCGGTATTTCGACCAATGCTTTTAGTTGGATTTTTAATTTTTCTGGTTGCAATTCAACCCGATTTAGGAAATGCAGCTATTTTGACACTTTTGGTGATTATCATGTTACTTGCCAGTGGGGTAAATTACATGTATACATACCTTGTTGGTGGCGCTGGGATTCTAGGTAGTATTGCCGTTATTCAAGCATTAATCTTAAGTAAAGGGAGTTTCATTCCTGCAAGATATCAATACGTGTATCAACGTTTTGCCATTTATCTAAATCCTTTTAAGGATGAACGGAATTATGGACACCAATTAGCGAATTCGTATTATGCTATTAATAATGGTGGTTGGTTTGGTAAAGGCTTAGGCAATAGCATTCAGAAAAAAGGTTTTTTGCCAGAAGCGCATTCAGATTTTATTTTTGCTATCACAATTGAAGAATTAGGCTTAGTTGTTTCGTTGATCATCTTAGCCATTTTAATGTTTATGATTACTCGTATTATTTTAGTCGGTGTAAGATCGAAAAAACCGTTCAATTCATTGATGTGTATTGGTATCGGTTCAATGCTGTTATTACAAGTTTTTATCAACTTAGGCGGTATTACAGGGATAATTCCTTTAACGGGTATTACCTTCCCATTTCTCAGCCATGGAGGAAATAGTGTTTTGATTATCTCTATTGCTGTGGCCTTCGTATTAAATATTAGCGCGGATGAGAAAAAACAAAAAATGGACCAAGAATACCAAATACTTGGTAATTAA